Part of the Halalkalibacter krulwichiae genome is shown below.
TTATTTCTCCCCTTTTCGCTTCAAAAGGAACATCTCTACTCCACGAATCCTCTGCTCTATCTGTCAACCAATCACCCAAAGCAAATTGAACATAGCCTAACCTAAAGGCAATGATTAAGAACATAGCAAGTCCAAAGAACAACACTAAAATAAGTCTTTTTCTTACCGTTACATTAGAAACTCGCACCGTCTATACCTCCTACAAACATTTGTCAGCTTGTTTAAACGTATGCTTGTACGTAATCGGATAGAACTATGCGCGAGTTTCATCAGCTCTTATTATTCAGTTGTATCTTCCATCGTTTCTTCTGCACCTTCTTCTACTTCATCCAGTTCTTCTAATTCATTTAATCCACCTAGCTCAACAACTAAATACTCTCCCTTTTTTATTGTCACTCCTGGTTCAATACTTTGAGTAAGAACATATCCGTTTCCAAAAAATGTTGGATTCATATCTAGTACTTGCGCAAACCTTCTTACGTCTCGATTAGACCAACCAGTCATATCAGGCATTTGATACTCGTCTCCATCCGTACGTAAAAATAGCCTTTCTCCCACAAGCATCCCTCTTTCATCGAGGGGTTGTTGAGCCTCTACTTTTTTCCCATCACCTAAAACAACTATATCCACACCACTTACTTCCACTGTTTCAATCACTTTTTTAATCGTTTGCCCTTGATAGTTATCCGTAACAAATCCATTTGTTGATTGCTCATTATTCTCTGATTCAGTTGGAGCAATACTTAAATATTGCAAGCTATGCTTCATAATCGTATTAAAGATCTGAGAGGTAGGAACAGAACCAGTTTCCATTTGCGAGATTTTGGGTCTCTCTACAGCTACGTATACGATCAACTGCGGATCATCTTTAGGAGCCATACCTAGAAAAGAAAAAATGTTTTCGCCATGCCCATAAATATAACCAGCAGCGTTAGGATCCCGAATTTGTGCTGTACCTGTCTTACCAGCAACATCAAAGCCTTCAATATTATACAAGTTACCTGTTCCAGCCGATGATGAGACGACTTGTCCTAATAAATCTCTCACTTGTTCAGCAGTCTCTTTAGAAACTGGTTCTCCGATTTGTTCAGGTTCGTTATCCAATATTGTTTCATTTGTATCTGGGTCTATAATTCGGTCAATGATGTACGGCTTCATCATTTTCCCATCATTTGCTATTGCTGTCGCTGCTTGAATTTGTTGAATAGGTGTTACAGCAGTACCTTGTCCAAAAGCTGTCGTTGCTGCATCAACCGGACCATTATTCGCTATTAAACTATCAGATTCATTTGGTAGATCAATGCCTGTTTTGTTATAAAAACCAAATTTCTCTAAATATTGATATAGCTTTTCCGGCCCAAGCTTCTCGAGCGCAATCTTTGACATCGCTACATTTGATGACCTCAAAAACCCTTCATCATAAGTAATTGTCCCCCAGCCACGGGCTTGATTATGGTCTCTAATTGTTCGGTCAGCTATTTGAATGGATCCTGATGGGAATGTTTCATCACCCTTATAGACTCCTTCTTCAATAGCAGCTGCAACTGTAAATGTCTTCACTGTAGACCCCGGTTCAAACCGATCAGTTATCGCATAATTTAAATAGTTGGTAATTTGTTCATACTGATTCGGATTAAAACTAGGTCGGTTGCTCATCGCAAGGATTTCACCTGTTTTCGGATCAGCAACTATTGCAATGATTTTCTCAGGATCATAATCAGCTTCTACCTGGCTCATAACTTGCTCTAATGCTGTCTGAATATTTGAGTCCAAAGTTAAATACACATCATGTCCATTTTTAGCCGGTGTTATATTTTGATTTGGATCGGGTAATGGAATTCCTCTACGATCACTTTGATAGTGAAGAGAACCATCCTCTGCCTGCAAATACTCATCAAGGCTTCTCTCAATCCCCATACGCGCTTCTCCCATGTCTCGTTCCGTATAACCAATTACATGTGATGCATACGTTTGTTTAGGATAGTAACGACGAGGCTCATCTCGATATTCAATTCCATCTAACCCAAGCTCAATTATTTCCCTCGCCTGTTCGTGGGTTAGATTTCTTGCTCCTGCTCCAAGCTCAATTTGAAACTTTTCATCACTTTGACCTCTTGCTAGAGCCTGCCTTAATTGGTTTTCATCCATGTCAATTAGTGGAGCGAGCAAACTAGCAGTCTCATCTATATTTTTCACGAAACTGCGTTGGTTAGGGTCAAGCACTGCATAGAACGTATACGACTTTAATTCTTGAGCTAAAGCATCACCTGCACGATCATAAATCGTTCCCCTTACTCCTTTTATCGTTTCTGATCTTGTCCATCGTTCTTTCGCTAACGCTTCTAAGTTTTGACCATCAATTTCTTTCTTTGCTTGAATATAAACAATTCTTCCTAATAAGACACTAAACAAAAGCAAGAACAATATTAGTAATAGTAATGCTCTTTTATTTGTAACAGATCTCTTAATCTCCACTATAGTCACCTCATTTTACCTAAAAACACTTAAGTCTATCTTAACGGAAAAAACTAGCTCTAAAAAGAACTAGTTTTGAACAATCTTTACTTTATTATCGTCAAGTGACATTCCAAGTTGCTCTGTTGCAATATGTAATATCCGATCAGGGGCACTTAGTTCAACAACCTGTAAGGATAAGCCTTCATTCACTTGAGATTGCTGAGCTACGGCTGATTCAAGGCTACTCACTTCTCTGTTCACACTATAGATAGACGCATAGTTATTAACTGTGGCTGCTAACACTAGCAAAGTTGCAATCATAACAAATCCGATAATCAATCTCTCACCAAGTGTCACAGAGTTTCTCACTTGGCGAATTCGTTTAACAGACTTCTGCTGAACTTGTGTTTGCTCTTGCACTTGAATTTTGCGCGCGACCATACTCATTTTCATTCCCCCTTAATTTTTTTCAGCCACTCGTAATTTAGCAGATCGTGAACGATTATTTACCTCTAGCTCCTCTTCAGAAGGAACAATTGGTTTTCTAGTAATAATCTTCAGCTCAGGTTCATATCCTTCTGGTATAACAGGTAATCCTGGAGGTAAGTCAGGACCTTTACTTTTCTCTTTGAATACTTCTTTGCATAATCGATCCTCTAATGAATGGAAGGTGATAACCGAAACTCTTCCACCTGTTCGTAACAACTTAATCGAATCTTCTAACGCATCCTCAAATGCTCCTAGTTCATCATTCACAGCGATTCTAATCGCTTGAAATGTTCTTTTAGCTGGATGCCCACCTGTTCGTCTAGCCGGGGCTGGAATAGCTTCTTTGATTATCTCGACAAGTTCCCCAGTTGTTTCAATCTTCTTTTTTTCACGAAAGGCTTCAATTTTTCTAGCTATTTGTTTAGCGAACTTTTCTTCTCCATATCGTGAAATAATCGATACTAACTTTGCAAATGGCCATTCATTAACAACTGTATGAGCTGTTAAATCAGCTGTTTGATCCATTCTCATATCAAGTGCAGCATCTTGATGATAACTAAAACCTCTTTCTGCTTCATCTAACTGCGGGCTTGATACACCAAGATCAAATAACACCCCATCAACCTCGGTCACTCCATGTTTTTCTAATTCTTCTTTCAAATAGCGAAAATTACTTCTAATAAATGTAACTTTATTACTATAAGGCATTAGTTTCTCTTTTGCATGAGCAAGCGCTTTGTCATCTTGATCAAAGGCAAATAGATGACCCTCTTCTCCTAACAAAGACGCGATTAATGAGGAGTGACCTGCGCCGCCTAGTGTACAGTCAACATAAATACCATTCGGTTTGATGTTTAACCCTTCTATTGACTCCTCTTTTAAGACTGTTATGTGATGAAACATTTTTTATTAACCTCCAACACGCCTTTTCACTTTGAAAAGGAGTTCCATACTAGCGATAAAAAAGTAAATTTACATATCAAAATCCACAATGTTTTCTGCAATTTCACTAAAAGACTCTTCAGACTCGGCAAAATAGTCTTCCCAAATTGTCTTACTCCATATTTCAACTCTGTTGGAAACCCCAATTACTACACATTCTTTATCAAGATGGGCATATTCTCTTAGTGGAGAAGCTATATTTACTCTCCCCTGTTTATCGAGTTCGCATTCAGTTGCGCCAGAAAAGAAAAATCGTGTAAAAGCTCGAGCATCTTTTTTTGTAAACGGGAGTGTTTTTAATTGATCCTCTAACTTTTTCCATTCTTGTTGTGGATAAACAAATAAGCATCGGTCGAGTCCTCGGGTAACAACAAAAGACGAGCCTAATTCATCCCGGAATTTAGCCGGAACAATCATACGTCCTTTCTCATCTACGTTATGGCGATATTCCCCCATAAACATTTTTTACCCAACTCCCCCACTTACTACCCTTAAGTTACCACATTCCTCCACTTTACACCACTATAAATTTACAATTTATCCACAACAAAAAAAATCCCACCTAATGGCAGGATTTTTTTATCCACAATTCGACGGAATTACTTTACACCAATTTACAAATACAAAAGCTTATGCTTCTGATTATGTGACAATTCTAATGACAATAATCGATCAAAACCTTCTTCACCTATAATATTTAACAATAAAATTGGGTGAAACACTCTTTCTTGCGGTCGATTTAACGGAGCTAACACGCGACCCGTTTCATTGAATTTTGATAATGTTAATTCATGGCTTTGTCGAACGAAAGATTGCATTTTTCTTTCCATAAAATCAATTTGTTCCGTTAAGATTGCTAAGTTTTTCTTACTTAAACGCTCTAGCGTAGGATCCATTTGTTCTGCTAGCTCTCTAAGTGGAAGATGATGTTCAATAATATCACTTCTAACTTTATCCAACACCTCTTGTACTGGATATTCTGTCACTTCGCTTAACCACTCTTCACGTAAAGTGTCTGATTTCCCTTCTAAGAATGGAAGAATGTCATAATTGGTTTCTTTTAACCATTTGCTCACTGTCGTCGGGACAAAAGTTAATTGGATTCTCGGAGTAACAATTGGCATTTTTAACTCAAAGTGTTCGAATACCGGCTTCAAGGTAGCCCAATACAAAACCTCACCAGGCCCCGATATGAACGACAATACCGGCAACAACCATTCTTGCATTAAAGGTCTAGTCACAACATTATTGCTAAACTTTTCGGGACTATCTTTTAAAAGGGTACTAAGCTCTAGCTTAGAATATGTAAGATCTGTTCCTCTGATAACAAAAGAGTTATCTTGAAAGTCTAATCGCTTCCGTTCACCTTCTACCTCAATAAAAAGATGAGCATTCTCAGCCTCAGTAATA
Proteins encoded:
- the mraZ gene encoding division/cell wall cluster transcriptional repressor MraZ; translated protein: MFMGEYRHNVDEKGRMIVPAKFRDELGSSFVVTRGLDRCLFVYPQQEWKKLEDQLKTLPFTKKDARAFTRFFFSGATECELDKQGRVNIASPLREYAHLDKECVVIGVSNRVEIWSKTIWEDYFAESEESFSEIAENIVDFDM
- the rsmH gene encoding 16S rRNA (cytosine(1402)-N(4))-methyltransferase RsmH, with amino-acid sequence MFHHITVLKEESIEGLNIKPNGIYVDCTLGGAGHSSLIASLLGEEGHLFAFDQDDKALAHAKEKLMPYSNKVTFIRSNFRYLKEELEKHGVTEVDGVLFDLGVSSPQLDEAERGFSYHQDAALDMRMDQTADLTAHTVVNEWPFAKLVSIISRYGEEKFAKQIARKIEAFREKKKIETTGELVEIIKEAIPAPARRTGGHPAKRTFQAIRIAVNDELGAFEDALEDSIKLLRTGGRVSVITFHSLEDRLCKEVFKEKSKGPDLPPGLPVIPEGYEPELKIITRKPIVPSEEELEVNNRSRSAKLRVAEKN
- a CDS encoding penicillin-binding transpeptidase domain-containing protein, with translation MEIKRSVTNKRALLLLILFLLLFSVLLGRIVYIQAKKEIDGQNLEALAKERWTRSETIKGVRGTIYDRAGDALAQELKSYTFYAVLDPNQRSFVKNIDETASLLAPLIDMDENQLRQALARGQSDEKFQIELGAGARNLTHEQAREIIELGLDGIEYRDEPRRYYPKQTYASHVIGYTERDMGEARMGIERSLDEYLQAEDGSLHYQSDRRGIPLPDPNQNITPAKNGHDVYLTLDSNIQTALEQVMSQVEADYDPEKIIAIVADPKTGEILAMSNRPSFNPNQYEQITNYLNYAITDRFEPGSTVKTFTVAAAIEEGVYKGDETFPSGSIQIADRTIRDHNQARGWGTITYDEGFLRSSNVAMSKIALEKLGPEKLYQYLEKFGFYNKTGIDLPNESDSLIANNGPVDAATTAFGQGTAVTPIQQIQAATAIANDGKMMKPYIIDRIIDPDTNETILDNEPEQIGEPVSKETAEQVRDLLGQVVSSSAGTGNLYNIEGFDVAGKTGTAQIRDPNAAGYIYGHGENIFSFLGMAPKDDPQLIVYVAVERPKISQMETGSVPTSQIFNTIMKHSLQYLSIAPTESENNEQSTNGFVTDNYQGQTIKKVIETVEVSGVDIVVLGDGKKVEAQQPLDERGMLVGERLFLRTDGDEYQMPDMTGWSNRDVRRFAQVLDMNPTFFGNGYVLTQSIEPGVTIKKGEYLVVELGGLNELEELDEVEEGAEETMEDTTE
- the ftsL gene encoding cell division protein FtsL; its protein translation is MSMVARKIQVQEQTQVQQKSVKRIRQVRNSVTLGERLIIGFVMIATLLVLAATVNNYASIYSVNREVSSLESAVAQQSQVNEGLSLQVVELSAPDRILHIATEQLGMSLDDNKVKIVQN